The DNA segment TCATTGGTTCACCTTTCAATAAACAGATTGAACATAACATGAACATACATCTCATTCAACCCAGTGAAAACCAGTGCGCTCCAAATATAATGTGGGGCAGATTGTTGCCGGTTTTTCGGATTATCTAATGAAAACAATGACTTGCTGGGAGATATGGCGGAGACGATGTCCGCCAGGTCAAGTCCGTTAACAAGTTTAATCAATAAAAATCAGATGCTTGAGATTGTATTGATTTGAGTTTGTGCAGCAAAATGTGCAGCAAGAAAAGTGGGAGTAGGTCGATGGCCGTACACGTCGGCAGATCATGGTGGGCTAATAGACTTCTAGGCGATTTGTGACTAGTGCTTGTACGGCGGTAGCCATGAAGATGGTATCTTTGGGTTATCGTGAGCCATCGTTCGAAATAATAGCGCCCTGCGCAGTTTCAACGTCTTGCAATCTAGTCAGGTAACTAACCGCGAAAGCTGTGGATCATTGCGCACGACGACACACCACTTCGCAACGGCAGAGAGATCTGCGGATGGATTGGTTAGTTCGCGAATGCGTGAACGTACTGAGGTAATCTTCATTTTGGCGGCGGGGTTGTTGCCCTGACTACATCGGCCTCTTGCCTCAACGAAGTCACCGATCAGGAGGTCTACTTTTTGCCAAACTTTGCGTCGCGCCTCTGCCAAAGGTCCGTGTTCGTTCAACTTAAGTCGGTCTATAGTGATGTAGACTCGTTCCTGCTCCCAAGCTGATGATCCAGGCGTTGGAATCGCCTTACCTTCTTCATCAAAGGCTATCAACGCCACGTCATCATCATCGATCGGATCCAAAAGATAACGAGACTCTGATTCTTCCTTTGGAGCAACAAAACTTGAGCACAAAGAACCTGCCTGCAGCGGAAACCAACCTCCCTTCTTACGATTGCCAACGGTACCACAAACCCGAAAATTCATAAAGTTGAAGGCAAGCCACCAATATCCATCGCGAACCGTACCATCGAGATCCCGTGCTTCCTTCTTCGGACGAAAGTGCTCGACATCGTAATGTGAATAAAGATCACGGGTCTCAGAGAACCAGCATTTACCACCAGAAAGAGCCAGCATCCAAGGTTTTAGATCCCCCCAGTGCTTGCGATTGGCGTCGATCAATGCGTTACGTGCTTCCCGATCGCCAGCAGTCTCAAACGCCGCCATATCGTTGAGAAGCTGCGCTGACCTTGCGAGCCAATCATCCCACTGAACTTGTGTCCAAGGCTCCCACCCCGGAATATCCGTGTCGGTTGGCAATTTATGTTCAAGGTCAATCCAGATCACTCATTTGCCTCATCGCGTAGGATCTCATTAATTATATCGTCGGCGATCCGATTTTGCTCGGCTTGCTCCTCGGGTGTCAATGTCGGTTTTCGGAACTTCTGGTGCTGCGCCATCTTGCGAACAAAAAGCGCATAATCGGGATCACGGAAGTCAGATGTCGAAAAGCCGAGATCAGCGAGCTCCGCGGAAAGCCGAGAGAGTTCAGCATCCTCATCAACACTGCGGGGAGATTTCACAAATAACTCATTTCTTCTGAAAAGGCGCCGCTCGGTTTCTATATCCAATGTGGATGACAGACCAAAAAGCTCGCTCTTTAGCAGTCCAGTTACTCCCATCCCCTGGGGGTGTTCGTCGGGTACTTCGACTACGGACCGATTTCCTATGCGCCGGAGGATGTGTACTTGCTCCCTTTTAAGGCTCCCAACCATCATCGGATCATGGGTGGTGATCAGAATCTGGGAACCGCCGGAGGTTAGCTTGTCCTGTTCTGCTCCAAGAACCCCTTCAATGTCGTCGAAGTAGCGCAGCTTCCAGATTGGATTGATGTGTGTGTCTGGCTCGTCAAGCAAGAACAAGCAGTGATCTTCGCGAGTAATGCGCATTAGTGTTGAGCGACAACCACCTTGGCCGGTAGCGACAACCATCTTGGCCGGTGGCGCTGATCGGAGGGCGGGCTTGCCCGCCTGGAGGTCAGCGCCACCGGCCAAGATGATTTTGGGTTAGGTGCTGGTCGCTGCGGGTTGATAAGCCGGAAGCCTCTACGTTCCAACGGAGGACCCCGGTTGGCCTATCAATCCATCACCGACCAGCAATTGAGATTATACATGACCGACCTCAAAAATCACAGCCAATGCACATCAGCCGCCCGTGCCGGGTTCAGCGAAAGAACCGCTCGGCGATTTGATGCAGATCCAACGCCCCCTTCACAGCGCAAGATTGTTCACGGGCGTACAGTATCCGATCCTCTTGAAGGGTATTGGGAGAATGACATCCTTCCTGTTCTGGAGAACGACAATGCCCTGCAGGCCGTGACGTTGTTGCGTCACCTCCAGGGTCTACATCCTTTGGCTTTTCCAGATGATCGCATCCGCCGAACCCTGGAGCGAAGGGTCCGGCAGTGGCGCGCGCTTAAAGGCCCGGAGCGCGACATCATTTTTCGCCAGACACCAGAGCCAGGCTATATGGCACAGTCCGACTTCACCCATGCAGCCGAGCTGGAAGTGACCATTGCAGGCGCACCATTCCCGCACCTGCTTTATCATTTCGCAATGGTCTATAGCCGCTGGGAACATGTTGGTGTTGTCTTGGGCGGGGAGAGTTTTACGGCCTTGGCCGAGAACCTCCAGCAGGCGTTGTGGGCCTTGGGGGGTGTTCCACAAAACCATCGTACGGATAGTCTTTCAGCCGCATTTCGAAATCTGACGCGTGACGAGTGTGAGGATATTACCAAGCGCTATGAAGCGTTCGTCGGTCATTATGGTATGGATGCCAGTCGCAACAACCGTGGTGAAGCCCATGAGAATGGCGCCGTGGAATCGCAGAACCGTCACTTGAAGAAGGCCATCGCACAGGCACTGATCCTGCGCGGCAGCCGTGATTTTGCATCTGTGGCCGAGTATCGTCGTTTCATTGATATGCTGGTGGCGCGGCGCAATCGACAGCGTATGGAAGCGGTTGAGGTAGAACAGCTGCATCTTAAACCTTTGCCGCCGCGGCGCACCACAGACTATACGGAAGTTATCGTGCCGGTCACAAGAATGGGCGGCTTCAGGGTCAAAAGCATCTTTTACAGCGCGCCGTCACAGCTCATCGGGCAGCGTTTGCGCATCCATCTATATGATGACCGCCTCGACGCATTCTTGGGCAGCACCCTTGTCGCAACGCATCCCCGTGGCCGAGGCCGTAACGATGGCCATCGTGTCCATGTCATCAATTACCACCACGTTATCCATGCCTTGAAGCGCAAACCACAGGCTCTTTGGAGCTCGATCTACCGCGATAGCCTCTTCCCCCGCACCGAATACGCGCAGGCCTGGGAAGTGCTACAGCACAGCCTGCCGCGACGCGACGCCTGCCGCCGCATGGTCGCTCTGCTCTTTATTGCCCACGATCAAGCCTGCGAAGCGGAATTGGCACGTCTTCTTGCTGACGATCTCGGCTCTGGTTTGATACCGGACCCAAAGACGCTCGCGACACAGCTCACCCCTAAACACGCGGTGCTGCCAAAGGATGTTGTGGTTTCTCATCCGTCGCTGGACAGCTTCGATGCGCTGCTGGAGGTACGCGCATGACCTCCCGGGAGATCGACATCCACACGCTGCCCAGCATGCTGAGCGCCCTGCGCTTACCCAGCTTCCACAAGCTATGGCAGGAAATCGCCACACGAGCCGATACCGAAGGCTGGCCGGCTGCGCGCTTCCTGGCCGTGCTGGCCGAATACGAACTCGCCGAGCGGGACATGCGCCGCATGCGCCGTCATCTGAATGAATCCCAGCTCCCAGCTGGAAAGACTTTGGCAACCTTCGATTTCAAAGCTCTGCCTACCTTACCACGCGCCCGGGTCGAAGCTCTGGCTGCGGGAGATTGGTTGGACGGCGGCGCAAACCTGATCGCCATTGGCAACTCCGGCACGGGCAAGACCCACATTCTCTGTGCCATTGGCCATGCCCTGATCGAAGCAGGCCATAGGGTCTTCTATACCCGGACCAGCGATCTTGTCCAAAGACTGCAAGCCGCACGTCGGGATCTGGTGCTCGAAGCAGCTTTGGCCAAGCTCGACAAATTTGACCTGATCATCCTTGATGACATTACCTATGCCCACAAGGATCAGGCCGAAACCGGGGTGCTCTTCGAACTGATTGCCCGGCGATACGAATATCGCAGCATCGCCATCGCGGCCAATCAGCCGTTCAGTGGATGGGATCAAATCTTTCCCGACAAAGCCATGACCGTCGCGGCCATCGACCGACTTGTCCACCATGCCAGCATTCTTGAGATGAATGCGCAAAGCTTTCGCCAAAGAAGCGCTGCGGCCAACATGAAAATGCAAAACGAAGCCTCAGCGACAACCAAAAACGACAACCAAGAAGAAGGAAAAAACCTGACCTAAAGACAGTAAAAAACACAACCCCGGCGGCCGCTATAACCGGCCAAGGTGGTTGTCGGCACCGGACAAGGTGGTTGACGCGCTACACATTAGTCCAAGCACCGTAAGAATCTGTAACTCACCTTCGGACAGCTGCGTGAAACCGACCTTGCCGCCGTGTTCGTCACGCTTTCTGACGGTGATACGCACCTCGTCGATCAGATCTCCGATATACGCGCCCTCAGCGTAGCGAAAGAAACTGTCAGTACCTCCTACTAGCTCGCCGAGCTGTTTGAGGTTTTTTTGACTGGGGACAAATAGATAGAGTTGCCGCTGCTTTTCCGTTCGGCCACGAAAATCAATCTGCTTTGTAGCTTCTTGCTCTATAGGGGCCCAGGACACTTGCCATAGCTTGTCGAGGAATTCGCTTACGACATTGCCGCGGGCGTACCAAAATCTTGGATCGCCCTCATTCAATTCGTTCTCATCAAACCTACCAGCTCGGCGTTTTTCGCGCAGGCGGTGCGGTTCTTTTAAAACAAAGAGCGCCGACTCTAGCGAATCGATGTGAAGGTTCTTTAGGACCTTCTCGAAAACTGCGTCGTCTGACAGCAGGCATGCCAGCAGCACGAGCTGGCTGTGACCTCCGCGACAGTAGAACAAACGTCGCAGTCGGTCGTCGCCCGTATGTTTTAGCCGCGCCTCGTTCTGGCGCCTGGCTTCCGCAACGGCACGAATATCAGCATCTGTGCCCGTGAAATTCTCAAGAAGCCTTTCAGAAAGCACCTCGTCGGCTGTGATTTCTTGGCGCTGATTGAAACGGCGCTGGTGTTCTTGGAAAAGCGACTCGATCCGCTCATTCCGGCCAGAGTAATATGCAAAAACATGCGAGGGTAGCAGACGTGGGCCGCGACGTTCATCGCGCGGCGACTTGTCGGCACGATCATTCGTGAGGAGGTAATCTTGGCTGACCTTGTCGTCATCCACCCAGACAAATGGGCGTTTCTGCTTGGCAGTGTCAGCTTGAATACGCACCGTGTGACCGCGGATTTCATATTCTAGGGTGTAGTCAAGAGACGCGTCGCGATTGAGGTCGATGTCACGGAAGATGGTGATCAGCGCCTCGATAAGGTTCGACTTGCCGGTCCCGTTTTGACCGATCAAAGCGTGACTGCGAATGCGCTTGGGATCAATCTCCGTGGATGCGCCGGGCATCGCAGAAACGTGCGTTTTGAAGTCGATGACCAAATCTTGCAGGTTTCGAAAATTTGGGATCGCCAAATGGATAAGCTGCATACTAGGCCCCCGCCGCCTCAGCGGGTTTTTCCAACATTTCAGCCACTGTCGGTTCAGCAATCCAACCGTGCGCTACCTCAGTTTTGAGTTGCGCATAGAAGGCATCAATTTCACCGCCAAAGCGCTGCCAAAGATCTCTGGCAGGTAGTTCGCCATTGTGGCGGGCAAGGATTGTTGTCAGTGGTGCCTGTGCAGTGACATCGGGAGTGGTGCCCAATCGAAGCGGAGCAATCAATTCTGTTTGTGGGACTTTCACAGCCGCAGGTCCTTCTTCTACAAGTGATATGCCGGTTATTGAATTGACGGCAGCTATTACAAATTTTTTGGAGACGTCTAGTTTCTCTTCCAACTGATCTGAGAGCCGTTCGCACATTTGATGGTATGAACGCAAACTGGGTAGAATTTCAGGCAGCATTTCTATTGGCGGGACTGGAATCAGCACGCTACCAACTTGTTTGAGATTAAGGCCTGGCTTGTCTCCATAAATGTAACGCGCCAAGAATGCCTGACCGCCGAAAGCGTTTACCATCCAAAAATGAATGAACTCAGATAGTCTGGGGTCCAGTAAGCGAATTAGGGCGACATGCTGACTAACATAGGCATATTGCGGAAGATCGGGAACGACCGCGCACCTACCCACATTTCCGCCAGTAATCGTGATCAAAAGGTCCGATGGCTGGACCAATGTACGCATTCCTTCTGCCTTTTCAGGCAATCGTACGAACGCTGGTTTCTCGAAAATGAGCTCATCATGCTTAATATCCTGAGAGCGTATAAAGGAGTCGCCTTCGTTTGCTATGTACTTTTTCCAACCTCTCGAACCGCTGGTGATGTACTCGGTTAGCTTGGAAAGCGGTTTCCACTCCCATCCGTGCGAAAGTGGGCGTAGTTCAGCATCGGCAAAGATTTCTGATTGCCTCATTCGTGACTTTGGGGTCGTAACTCCTCGCAACACGAGATCACACATAACATCGCGAAGTTTACGAACGTCCTGCTTTTCGCTGAAAAGGCTGTCAAAGTTGGTTTCTAGTCTTTCCCAACTCTCTTTGAGCCCATATGGATCATGGGCGTCGGCTACGGCTTGAAGTGTGGAATGACGCAAAGCGTTTTGTAGCCTGCGGCGTGTTTGCTGTTGTCGTTCTAGCTGACTGCATAAATTCATCAGTTCATCGACTTTTTCGACGATCCGATTTTGCTCTTCGACAGGAGGGTACGGAATCGCAAGCTCTCGAACGGTGCTAGTATTCAATTCAACCTGTTGAGTTGTTCCAGATACCAGGGAATCTTGGTGCGATGGTTGAATTCTTGCCTGAACCCAAGGTGATGCGATCACACACCAAACATAACGTGGATTTGCTATCGACGTCAAACGTATCACTGACACGTGAGAGTCCGCGACCGCCTTATAATCAGGCCTATCTGGATATATTGCCACTCGCCCGGCGGTGCCGGTACCGGTAGAGTTCCAAAGAAGGTCACCACCTTTTAGGAACCGTTCCTCTCCATAATCGGAAATCGATTCGTCGGCCACATAGCGACTGAGACTATGATCAAATCCCGACCACTGAACGCATTTTTGTGAAATTACTTGTACGGAACCATGGTCGGCATATCTCGGACCTTTTCCCCTTTGAATGTATAGTGAAATACCTTCCAGACGCACCCATTTCCAATGGTCCGGAACCGTATATGGCGCAGCCGTCAATGGGGAGTGTGGTCGCGTCGCTCGAAGTTTCAATTCTGCCGCGTAATGTCGGCACTGATCAGCCGCAGATTCTAGTGACTCAGGTATAGAAGAATCGGAATTTTCCAGAGTTACTAACCGGCCAGAGATCGCAAGTTGAAGCACCAAATTGCGTAATTTTTCAACTCCCCCGGGGGCATTCGCAATGTGCCCAAATTCCGCAAGAAACTGAGACGCTTCCATCAGGCGTCCTCGCTGGCAAAGTGGTGCGCCAATGCTGCCGCTAGTTCGCTCTTTAAGCGATTTTCGGTTTCTTCGATCTGGCCAAGCAGGGTCTTATATTTAGGCTATTTCGCGGTTTGTGTGGGTGGCTTGGTTTCCGTTCATTTGCCTGTGGCACAAGATGTTGTGCGGTAGGGTGACGCTGGTAAGTGGGTGAGATTGCCTGCGATGAGGTATGACATGTTGATGAGGTTGCGGGTTTTGCGATACCCGCGCGCCCGAGCCTTTGCGGCCTGAATGAGGCCGTTGATGGCTTCGACAGCGCCGTTGCTCAGATCGCTGTCAAAACCGTTAAGTATACCATCCCAGTGCGCCTTGAGTGTCAGAGCGAGTTTCTTGAATGCTGGCAGCCTGCTGCGGCGCGCCCATTGAAACCAGGCGGTAAGCCGTTCTTCGGCCTCTGCCTTGGACTCGGCTTCAGCAAAGATGTCGCGCAAAGCCTCTTTCAAGCGAAACGCGCGTCCTGTTTTCAGGTGCATCCGAGATAGATCATGATGCTGTGTGATCTGCCGCTTCGTCCATCTCTTCTTGTCCTTGAGCCACATCCAGCGGCTGTGTTTCAACTCAGGTCTGCTGCGTACTTCGGCGCGGCGAACCTCTTCAAGCGCCACATTGGCCAGTTGGATGACATGGAATGGGTCGAAGGTAACATCCGCGTTCGGCAGATGCTTTGCGACGCCAGAAATGTAGGCCCTACTCATATCGATACAGGCAGCGGAGATGGCATCGGGATCACCGCCATGGGCGCGCAGATCTTCACCGAAAGCCGCCACAGTCTTTGCATCACGTCCTTCACAGGCAAAGAGAAGCCTGCCGGCCAGAAGGTCGTGAAATAGGGTGATGTAATTATGCCCGCGGCGCGCAGCTGTCTCGTCAATCCCAAGGGCGGTCACGGCGCTGAAGTCTTCGCGATCTCGCGCTGACGACACGTAATGGTCAAGAACCCGCCAGAGGCGATCGTCACCAACATCAAGCATATCAGCAACAGCCTTCACCGGCATCTGTCGCACCAGCGCAATCACAAAGGCTTCAAACAACTGACTGAAACCGCTGCCACTGCGCGCCCAGGGGACCGGAACCTGTCCGGTCTTGCTACATTGGCTGCAAGCAACACGTGGCACATCGGCATGGATGAAAGCCTTGTGCTCGAAAAAACGCAGGTGTTCCCAGATCCTGGATCGCGTGTCATGGACGGGCTGATCGGGCGCGCCACAGGAGGGACAAGCAAATCGACTTCCCGCCTTGAAGCGGACGTCAAAGTGGATCTCTTTGAGTTTGGCGTCAAAACGTACGTCCGTGACACTCCACGGAGCCTGCAGGCCAAGAGCTGTCGTGAACAAACTTGTCTCGGGACCCATGAATACCTCCTCATCCGCTGGTTTCAGGAAGCTTCACCCTATCCAAAAAAACTGCCGCAGCTCAACAGGCTCGGCGCGTCTGACGCTGCGATATTTGAGGTCTCCGCGACAGACGCGCCTTATGTTGTGACCACAATATCTGGTAGAAGATTCAATCCGCCGCCCACCAGCAACCCACACAAATCGCGAAGGGACCTATATTTAACTAGTAGTAGGTCTGGATCATGAATTTCTTCCTCCGGACCGTTGGGGTGGGTCTCATCAAGGTTGAAGATAGGCCAGTAAATTCGGTCGCCCGCAGCTTGAGCATCACTTGACTGCAGGCGCAATTCCTCTGCTTGGGCGCGCAGAATGTCCATCTGATCCTCAACCGGCTTTCGCTGCAGATCACCGCTTACCCCTTTGATCGACTCACGCAGGTCACGCACTCGGTTTTCTAGCGCCTTGGCGTCATTGTTCAGTGTGTCGGCGCGATCCCAGTGTGGTCTTGCACCAGCTTCTGCTTGCTCACGCTTAGTCTTGAAGTCGACCTTCCAAGCGAATTCGTTTGGCTCTCGGTCAGCGAAATCATTCGACTCCTTGCCCCACCAGTCCTGTAGGGGTTTGAACTCTTCAAACCGGATCGGTTTGGTCTTGCTGTAGCTCTTGTAGCCAGGCGGGTATGGGTGCTCGTAGAACCAGATGGTGTCGGTATGGAAGTGTTCGGTACCATCATCATTGACTTCACCTTTGGTGAAAAACAAAAGGTTCGTCTTGATGGTTGTGTAGGGTGCGAACACGCCTTTTGGCAGGCGCACAATTGTGTGCAGGTTGCAGTCACGGAGCAACAGCTGCTTTAGAGTGCCCTTGAGGCCATCGCCAAACAGAAAACCATCAGGCAGCACGACCGCGGCGCGCCCGTTTTCCTTCAACAGTTTCTTGATGATAAGAGCCATGAACATATCGGCCGTCTCGCGCGTGCGAAGATCCGCTGGATAATCGCTGCCCACGCCGTCATCTTCATACCCACCAAAGGGCGGATTGGTGATCACGCAATCCACTTTGTCGTGGGCGCTCCAATCGTTCCAGCCTTTTCCCAAGGTGTTGCGGTGTTCGATCTGGCTAGGTACATCAATGCCATGCAACAGCATGTTGGTTGTGCACAGCAGGTGAGGCAGCTGCTTCTTCTCAATGCCACGGATCAGGGTTTCGATGGCGCGCTGGTCTTCCGCACTGGACTTGGCGGAAAGCTGGTTGCGGAAATGATCGATCGCAGCAGTCAGGAAGCCGCCAGTCCCGCAAGCAGGGTCTAGCACGGTTTCGCGTTTGGCAAGGCTAGGGTTGAGGCGATCAGCCATGAATTGAGTGAGGGCGCGCGGGGTGTAGAATTCCCCCGCATTCCCGGCACCGCGCAGGTCGTTCAGAAGCTGTTCGTAGACGTCGCCCAAGTTTGCCCGGGTCTTGAAGTCATGGAAGTCTATCGCCTCTTCCAGCTTTTCGATAACAGCAAGCAATTGCGTGCCGGATTTCATGTAGTTGTTGGCATCTTCGAAAACGCTGCGGATCACCATATGCTGTGGGCTGGCGTTTGCATCGAGTTCTTTCAACGAAGCAAAAAGCTCGTTGTTCACGAACCCTACAATATCGCTTGGTGCGATCTGAGGTTTTCTCTTCCCGTCATCCCCGGGCAAATAGGCGGCCCAATTTCGCCACCGCATAGGCTCTGGCAATGGAGACTTGTACGTATTGTTGTCGTCTTCCCACTCCTCTTCCCGCTGGTCGAAGACCTTTAGGAAGAGCATCCACGTAAGCTGACCAAGGCGTTGGGCGTCGCCGTCGACGCCGTCGTCCTTGCGCATAATGTCCTGAATGGATTTGATGGAGTTGCTGAGGTTCATGTGCTCTTCTTATTCCTATTGGCCCGCAAAGCGGTTCAGGCCTGTCTTTGTTCATCGTTCTCGTAAAGTGCCTTCTCAAGCGACCTTACCGCCTCAGCGTAATCCTCGACGCTGCCGAAAATCCCGCGCCGGATTTGGGTCTTACTTCCGAATTGGTCGAACGGTGGGAGTTCAAGCACCTTCGCGTCTTCGATATCCTGGACACCATGGTCGGCAAATTTGTCGAGCAAAGCTTCCAGCACAGCGCGGGCTTGTTCTCCGTACTTTCCAAACACATCTCGTTTCCGGACGTTTTCGGCCCGCTCGCGGCGCGTCAACGGCTTCTGATCGAAGGCGACGTGAGCAACGAGATCAAACGCGTCAAGTTTCACCCCATTGGGCACAGCCTGTTGGAGGATCTCCAGCGGCACACCCTGACTCGTCAACAATTCGAGGACCGCTTGCTTTCGATCTGCACTATTCCAGCGCCGCAGGAATTCGGTCAGGCTACCAAATTCGTCTTGAAGCGACTTTTTGATGCTGTCCTTAAGTAAAACACGGTAGTCCTCGGTGATCAGTTTTCCGTTAGCATCAAGATATTGAGAACGTTCAACTGCAACGCGGACCTCTACATCGTCGATGAAATATTTTACGCGTCCTGGCCCAGTTCCACCACCGATTTCAACACCGGCCGGTCGGCCGTCGCCATCTGTTGTCTTGATCTGAGATGCTGGCAGATCTTGTTCACCGCCAACTTGTGGATTTTGGTCGTCCGGGGGAACGACAGATTCACCGGGTTTCGGCTCGTAAATAACAACAGGATCGCCATCGAACTCCGGATCTGCGAACAGACGCGTTGCCCCTTTGAAATCCATAATGGTGAAGTAGAGCTTCTGATAGTCCTCACGCAAACGGGTGCCCCGACCGATTATCTGCTTGAACTCGGACATCGAATTGATTGTTTGATCGAGCACGATTAATTTACAGGTCTTCGCGTCTACCCCTGTTGTCAGAAGTTTAGAAGTAGTTGCAATAACTGGATAAGGTTCGTCGTTATCGATGAAGTAGGATAGCTGGGCCTTGCCCTCGGTATCATCTCCTGTGATGCGCATCACATACCGACGATTTCTCGCAGCAGCGGGTATGATTTTTACCAGTTCTTGCCGCATTCGTTCAGCATGGTCTTGGTCGTCGCAGAAGATAATGGTCTTCGCCATTGGGTCGGTGGCTTTCAAGTACTCCCAAGCCTTCATGGCAACTAATCGAGTGCGCTTTTCTAGAACAAGGCCTCGGTCGAAGTCTTTCGAATTGTACTGTCGCTGCTCCACCGGCTGCCCCAGTTTGTCCAGTTTTCCTGTTTCAGGCGTGTAACCCAACGCATCGACATCGGTGGCAATGCGAATGACCTTGTAAGGTGCCAGGAAGCCGTCCTCGATCCCTTGCTTTAAAGAGTAAGTGTAAACTGGTTCGCCAAAATAATTGAAATTGCTTATTTCTTTTGTTTCTCTCGGTGTCGCGGTTAGGCCTAGGTGCGTTGCGTTGCCGAAGTAATCGAGAACCTCCCGCCAGGCAGAGTCGTCCGCTGCGCTGCCCCGATGGCATTCGTCGACAACGACAAGATCGAAAAAATCTGACGGGAACTGTCGATAGATTTGCTTCCATTGCTCGCGGCCGGTCACTGCTTGATAAAGCGCCAGATAAATTTCATAGTTTTTCTTGACTTC comes from the Roseinatronobacter monicus genome and includes:
- the istA gene encoding IS21 family transposase, with product MAYQSITDQQLRLYMTDLKNHSQCTSAARAGFSERTARRFDADPTPPSQRKIVHGRTVSDPLEGYWENDILPVLENDNALQAVTLLRHLQGLHPLAFPDDRIRRTLERRVRQWRALKGPERDIIFRQTPEPGYMAQSDFTHAAELEVTIAGAPFPHLLYHFAMVYSRWEHVGVVLGGESFTALAENLQQALWALGGVPQNHRTDSLSAAFRNLTRDECEDITKRYEAFVGHYGMDASRNNRGEAHENGAVESQNRHLKKAIAQALILRGSRDFASVAEYRRFIDMLVARRNRQRMEAVEVEQLHLKPLPPRRTTDYTEVIVPVTRMGGFRVKSIFYSAPSQLIGQRLRIHLYDDRLDAFLGSTLVATHPRGRGRNDGHRVHVINYHHVIHALKRKPQALWSSIYRDSLFPRTEYAQAWEVLQHSLPRRDACRRMVALLFIAHDQACEAELARLLADDLGSGLIPDPKTLATQLTPKHAVLPKDVVVSHPSLDSFDALLEVRA
- the istB gene encoding IS21-like element helper ATPase IstB, with product MLSALRLPSFHKLWQEIATRADTEGWPAARFLAVLAEYELAERDMRRMRRHLNESQLPAGKTLATFDFKALPTLPRARVEALAAGDWLDGGANLIAIGNSGTGKTHILCAIGHALIEAGHRVFYTRTSDLVQRLQAARRDLVLEAALAKLDKFDLIILDDITYAHKDQAETGVLFELIARRYEYRSIAIAANQPFSGWDQIFPDKAMTVAAIDRLVHHASILEMNAQSFRQRSAAANMKMQNEASATTKNDNQEEGKNLT
- a CDS encoding restriction endonuclease subunit S, whose protein sequence is MEASQFLAEFGHIANAPGGVEKLRNLVLQLAISGRLVTLENSDSSIPESLESAADQCRHYAAELKLRATRPHSPLTAAPYTVPDHWKWVRLEGISLYIQRGKGPRYADHGSVQVISQKCVQWSGFDHSLSRYVADESISDYGEERFLKGGDLLWNSTGTGTAGRVAIYPDRPDYKAVADSHVSVIRLTSIANPRYVWCVIASPWVQARIQPSHQDSLVSGTTQQVELNTSTVRELAIPYPPVEEQNRIVEKVDELMNLCSQLERQQQTRRRLQNALRHSTLQAVADAHDPYGLKESWERLETNFDSLFSEKQDVRKLRDVMCDLVLRGVTTPKSRMRQSEIFADAELRPLSHGWEWKPLSKLTEYITSGSRGWKKYIANEGDSFIRSQDIKHDELIFEKPAFVRLPEKAEGMRTLVQPSDLLITITGGNVGRCAVVPDLPQYAYVSQHVALIRLLDPRLSEFIHFWMVNAFGGQAFLARYIYGDKPGLNLKQVGSVLIPVPPIEMLPEILPSLRSYHQMCERLSDQLEEKLDVSKKFVIAAVNSITGISLVEEGPAAVKVPQTELIAPLRLGTTPDVTAQAPLTTILARHNGELPARDLWQRFGGEIDAFYAQLKTEVAHGWIAEPTVAEMLEKPAEAAGA
- a CDS encoding ISL3 family transposase; the encoded protein is MGPETSLFTTALGLQAPWSVTDVRFDAKLKEIHFDVRFKAGSRFACPSCGAPDQPVHDTRSRIWEHLRFFEHKAFIHADVPRVACSQCSKTGQVPVPWARSGSGFSQLFEAFVIALVRQMPVKAVADMLDVGDDRLWRVLDHYVSSARDREDFSAVTALGIDETAARRGHNYITLFHDLLAGRLLFACEGRDAKTVAAFGEDLRAHGGDPDAISAACIDMSRAYISGVAKHLPNADVTFDPFHVIQLANVALEEVRRAEVRSRPELKHSRWMWLKDKKRWTKRQITQHHDLSRMHLKTGRAFRLKEALRDIFAEAESKAEAEERLTAWFQWARRSRLPAFKKLALTLKAHWDGILNGFDSDLSNGAVEAINGLIQAAKARARGYRKTRNLINMSYLIAGNLTHLPASPYRTTSCATGK
- a CDS encoding N-6 DNA methylase yields the protein MNLSNSIKSIQDIMRKDDGVDGDAQRLGQLTWMLFLKVFDQREEEWEDDNNTYKSPLPEPMRWRNWAAYLPGDDGKRKPQIAPSDIVGFVNNELFASLKELDANASPQHMVIRSVFEDANNYMKSGTQLLAVIEKLEEAIDFHDFKTRANLGDVYEQLLNDLRGAGNAGEFYTPRALTQFMADRLNPSLAKRETVLDPACGTGGFLTAAIDHFRNQLSAKSSAEDQRAIETLIRGIEKKQLPHLLCTTNMLLHGIDVPSQIEHRNTLGKGWNDWSAHDKVDCVITNPPFGGYEDDGVGSDYPADLRTRETADMFMALIIKKLLKENGRAAVVLPDGFLFGDGLKGTLKQLLLRDCNLHTIVRLPKGVFAPYTTIKTNLLFFTKGEVNDDGTEHFHTDTIWFYEHPYPPGYKSYSKTKPIRFEEFKPLQDWWGKESNDFADREPNEFAWKVDFKTKREQAEAGARPHWDRADTLNNDAKALENRVRDLRESIKGVSGDLQRKPVEDQMDILRAQAEELRLQSSDAQAAGDRIYWPIFNLDETHPNGPEEEIHDPDLLLVKYRSLRDLCGLLVGGGLNLLPDIVVTT